A window of Pleuronectes platessa chromosome 20, fPlePla1.1, whole genome shotgun sequence genomic DNA:
GTTTGGTTTCTTACCTGAGGAGTCGTCTCTGGACCTCGGCCCAGGCGTCTTGGCGGCTCTCGTCTGTGTACATACGAAACAGGATGCGGAGGCCACAAGCCATGCTGCTGGTCTCCTGCTTCAACAGGTTGGGCTTCGACTTTCCTTTGAAACCTGCAGACATGAAAGTAAAATTATACATTAATAAAAGTTATATAGttagttattttaaataatatgtTTTAAGTAATCTCTAAACTGCTATAAGAAGTGACACGGAATCGCCAGCAGCCTGAAGTAAACCACAGCTTTTATCTTCAGCATGAACCGTTTTCTGAATGAAAGCAAATCGAAGCGACATAGCTCCAGACGCTGGTTTGTTGCTGTACCTGCTTTCCACAGTGAAGTCCTCTGCTCGTTGTTGGAGTTGAAAGCTTTGGCGAAGTCGTGGGACTCCAGCAGACAGTCGAGCAGCTTGAAGAGCTGCTCAGACGTCAGGTACTGATACATGCCCTGGTCCTGGGTGTCCACAGGGACGTCTGGGGCACAGATAGCGTCCCGCTTCgacaagacacacacatgacaggTTAGTAGTCTTTTAAACCCTCATCATGAAGCATGGTGATCTAACAAGGGTTTAAAACAACACCCCCGGCTAAACAGCAGCTGTTTGTAcctgagcagcagcaaagtACTTAGCATCTTCCTTCTTACTGGTGGCAGGAAAAAACACGATGTTATCAATGGTCTGGATGAGCTCCAGCTGCACGACACACTTTATCAGCAAAGCAGAGAACAGCAGCTGATCCTGGACCTCTATggatcataaaaacaaaaaacgtcCATCagaacacagagaaaagcagaagaTGTTAGTCCTAAACTTTCATACAATTCACAAGGACTTTGGAAAAGACAACTGTGGTGCGAACAAGTTCAGGCAGAAAGACGGAAGCCTTTAAGTAAAGCAGAGGGCTTACTTGTTGGGGTCCTGCTCCTGGAGCCGTCCTCACACATGCCTGATGCTGCGCTGAACTGACTCTGCCGCCGGTTCTCCGTGGCAACCCTATCGGCGCTGCTTATGGAATGCTGGTCATCAGAGCGGGACTGGATGTCCACTGACTTCTGGGAAACAGAGTCCTGGGAGCAGAGTGGAAAGAGTTTTAATGCACTAATTACTTTGAGTGACGTGatgtataaaatatatgaaaaccTCGAGTGAGtagaaacaaatatttacatGCAAAAGACCtgcaaataaaattcaacaaatATCAAAAGGACAAATATGTTCAGCAAACAACATGCAAATACCAGAGTGAACAGTAATTCATTCACataggaaaaaaagaaacttgtGGATTTCCTCACCAACTGTTTGTCAGACAGACTCTGGGTTGTCAAGTGTTCTCCCTCAGGTCTCCATGTTAACAGCCTGAAAAACAGGAGACGTGTTTAttcaataaattatattcattcttctaCAGAATAACAAAAGACTTTCACGCTAGAAAAATTACCTGAGCTGCTTTATTAATCAAACAAGGtcttaatttagtttaattCCCGGTTGATGATACATTTTTCCTTCTGGGAAATATCCGTTTGGTTTGTATTTTGtagaatcaaaataaataaGGAATTCATTGCAAGTTGTTTGATGAAATTGATACAGACAATAAAATTGTCCATTTCATTCTTGAGTTATTACCATTGCAACATTAATTTAGCAGCTAATGCTCTATTTTAATTAGATTTACTGCTGAGTTAAACAATAAGCTCCATCCTGTTGTTGTAAATCAACTAGAATTGGTTGTTGGCCTCTAACAACCAGCTGACTGTACATCCATGTCTGTTCAGACTCATATATAGCAATGAGCATGTAGGGCTCGTCTTTGAACGAGAGGCAGATGGGTTTTGAGTGCAGCAGCTTACGCGTGAGGGATGGTGGTCTTGAAGATGTCCAGCATGCAGTTACATGTCTTGTCCCAGGTCTCGGGGGAAAACTTCTCTCCGTTCAGGATGACCACATTCTCCAGACAGTTGGTGCCTGAACGGGCAAGCTGCTCATTATCTACAGACgcagagacgaggaggaggagggagaagggaagTGTAAattagaaaagaggagagacaaAAAAACGATGCATAGAATCTGATAAGATTTCTGCCTCTTTTTGTTTcggataaacaacaacaaaacagtaaaaatgGCAACTGGACATTCGCTTGTCTTTTTTTGGTCTGTTCTAATGACCGTTGCTTCTTTAAGCTCCTAAACAATCTGAGCATTAACAAGCCCAACAGCCAGGATATCTAAAGATGATCTACTTGTATGAAAttagaaaggggggggggaggagatgcCTGCATGCTCACCTTGCTGCACACACCAGTAGAGCTGAGCCAGAATATCGTCCAGCAGGACATCATTGAGGGACTCAAAATATTGGGTGAAGACATCACAGAGGGCGTAAAGTGCATGGTTGCAGGTGGTGGTCATCCACTCGGCTTTCTGAGGGGGCACAGTGAAATGCAGAGTAAGATACAACAATATACTGGAGGAATAAAGATGAGatattgtgatattttggttccatgtgtttgcATGAATTCCTACGTGGGAGGACAGCTGATAAAACCACAGGATATGAAACAGCTGTTGCAGATGCCAGACTTGTCGTTTACCTCCGTCTGTTGCTCGGGCAGCTTCATGTTGTCGAAGATCCTGAAGACGATTCTGAACAGGTCCTGCCACCAGTGCTTTTCAAAGGTGTGCCCGTAGGTCTTCATCACTTCAAACATCACGGTTAGGCCCCTGGGGGAAAAGCACACATACATAGATTTGCCCTTTCCTTGATGTTACAGATTAATTTGCTGTtgatttttttacaaatatttcAAAGCTATAGCCAATCCAGCTTTGATTTGCAAACAGTAATTATTGAGACGGCAGAActcaataaattatttttacagttGCCTTTGCATTAATCTAAATTCACAGAAGTTAAACGATCCGGTTGCATGCCTTTAATCGtgcatgatttattttttttaaaccttgaaGAACTAGCTCAACTGGGCCTACCTGGTCCTGACATCCAGCTTACACCTGTTGATGATGCAAGAGAGCTCGAAGAGAATTGGGAACCATCCCCGCACCCACACACGGTCCTCAGGCGCTACATTCATGTCATCACTGGTGTAGTCTTTAAAGGCCTGGGAGGGAAACAAGGGGAAAGTTAACCCTGctacacaaacagacatttcCAGAAATACTGTACGTGCCCCTGATGtgcctgaaacacacacgctcacactatCTCAGAGTTTCAGCTGCATTCTTGTTACCATCATCTTCCTGCTTCAGTAAACCAATACTATTCATCTTCTATCTACGCTGCGGCTGAGTCAATACAGTTTTGTCTATTCATCACACGCCACCGATAAAGTCAGAAATTGACTTGCGAGATATTGACCTGCGGCCTCTCTGAGACGTATTTGGCGCAGTGTCGAATGAGGcggatggcttccatgctggtGTCGGGGAACGAGGCGTTACAGGCAAACTCCGACAGACACTTAACGGCGTCCTGGAAGGAGTCGATGGTGGCCGCAAAGTGCTTCTCAAATACATTCGCTgggagacagagcagagggaggtgATAGCGgaatgaggagagaaggagaaaggggATGTCAGATCAAATACAACGATGCAATTGATTTAGAAAATGAAATTAGGAGGGTTGTAGTTGGACTTGTAATgtcgttctgtgtgtgtgtgttgggactTACTGACGATGTGACCCGTGGTCTGGAAAGCCAGCTCCACAATGCCCTCGTCCTGGTCCGAAGCGGCCAGGTGAAAGACGGAGAAGATGTTCTTCCAGCCCGAGCGGATGTTTGCCGCCTGGGAGTTCACCATCTGGGCTATGCAGCGCACCACCATGTCTCTGATGGTGGGAGACCTGGAGAGAGTGAGTTGGGAGGAGGACAGGGATTGGGTGGGCGAGGTCGAGGAAGAAGAAgtcacagaggagaggaaaaaagtgagtaagaTAGTAAGAAGCATGAGAGTCAATCAATTACAAAAGGAGGAAATTCATCTCTTCATTTATGTCAATTGGATTTAAAAGCTCCACAATTCAATTTTCAAGCAGAATCATTATTCCAGCTCTGGCACGACAGGTTTTTAGATCAACTGTTGCCATAGTGAAGAGCTTTCCCAACTGTTCACTAGTTATGAATGAGAGAGAAGCTCTGCCTCCACTTACCATTacacacacgcgctcacacGCAgctgtcttagtgaggacactcattggcatcatacattccctagccccttaccatCCAAAGTAAATGCCTAACCCAGACCTAATGCGaagcctaaccctaaaaccaagttttAACCCCCAAACGGTCAATTAAAGGGGggtcccaaaatgtcctcactctgttgGTTGTAGACTCAGACTGGTACTCACAAAACTAGCTGttcaagaacacacacacaagccacaGAGGAGGGCAGCCTGAGTGAGTCTAATGGACACACTGTGCTGAAGGGTTTACATGGCCGTCTGCCATCTCCTCTCTGTTGAAGCCCTCAGTCTGTTCAGCGTGTGGGTGGATTTATATTTGCACCGCTACTCTTTCACATCAATGAAAAGTGCGGTGCGGTAAAACAGCTTGCCTTTGGATCTGCTTCATGCCAATAATTACGATGCTTAAATCAAACTCATTTATACGCGATAGCTGAAAAAAATGTCATTCTAGATGGATTTGTGATAAacaaggggagaaaaaaaaaaaagaggcttgTCGTTTATTCCCTTGGAGGGTAACGCAACCCGACTGAAAGGGGACAGTCAACATGTTGGCGTGCTGCTTTTCTCTGAGTAAACGACCAAACAATACGCTTACTCactgcaacaaaaacaacacacagagggagaaggcAGCGATGGGCTTAGGGGAGTGCGACttgatcctgtgtgtgtgtgtgtgtgtgtgtgtgtgtgtgtgtgtgtgtgtgtgtgtgtgtgtccacagtccAGAAATAGTGGCCACTCACATCCACAATACAGAAATTGTCTTTGCACAACCCTGACATTGGAATCACAACAAGCACCCACTCACAAATATATGCACTGCTTTATTTTTACCTGTTCTTTTTCATGATGTGCTCGAAAGGCCTCAGGAAGTCTTTCTGGAATCTGAAATTAGCCAGTTCCCCCTTCTCCAAAAACTTCATGGACAGTTGCCTGAGAGAGTCAACGGCGAAGATCGCCACGTCTTCGTTGGAGTTACAGCCGACctgcacagagacaaaaaaacatatttcagacACAGCACAATGATTTTTATTTCCAAGTGGCGCTTCCCAAGAACAAACTGTTCCTTCAGTATGATGTATAACTGACTAACAAGCATCAAAGTGCACTGAATAGGTAAAAAATATTAACTCCACTTTAAAATATGATGGATAACCGAGGATTTGAGTTCAAACATGCCAAACCCAGTTCACAGCCACTCACTGAGAAACTGAGCGTCTGATGTGTCCTTGAACACCAAAGTGCCAAAAAGCTTTTCTGTCTATACTTACAAATGTAACAGAAAGGAAAAAACTTGGGGCTTGCACTAAAATATACCCTGCTTGTGCTTAGAGATCTTGCACTCTAgcctcagctcttctcctcatgCTCAATGCATCTGTGTGCTCATCAAACTTCTGCCctggtcagtttttttcctctgtgctACTGTAAATTCACCTTTATGCTTGGAAAGGAAGGGGTATTCATTTGGTTTTACAATGTGCAGCCTCACTGCAACTAAATCCAAAAATGTGCTTGTGTCTCACGTCAACCTCCCTGAAGTGAGTGACCAAACCCTCCCCCACCTTGTTGAAGTGGTCCCCGATGACCTCCCAGATCCTGGACCACTGCAGCCGGATGCGGCCCATGTTGTAGTAGGAGATCTCCACTATTTTCTGCAGGCTGAACATACGTGGGTGTGTGGGCGAGGCCAGCTCATCCATGGACACAGCACACAGCCAGCGCACAAAATCAACTGAGAAACAGATACAAGATGTTGGCAATGAGTACAGCGGGGGGGAATTGTTCAGGGAAGGTGAGTCACTgtgataaaaaaatatcaataatgTACCTGGAGGGGAAAGTATAATACAGTGGGAAGGTAGTTCAGCTACACTCACCTATTGCGTTGCCGTCCAGTCTGGTAGAACCTGTGAATAccctgaagaagaggaaaaatttgtaattatttagGAGACACGTGAGATTTGAAACAATGACGGatgcaaaatgaaaaatctcTGCTTACGATAAATACTACCTGCGCAACCAGGATTTGAATGTGAAGTTACTGCTACTTTTCATTAAATGTCATCTTTGACATTTAATGAGTTTATTATACCCTATTAAATGCACTGAAAGCAATAatatgaggaaaacaaaaaagacataGGAGTTCAATCAAAGAAACTGAGCCCAGGTGTCTGGATTTTCAGGGTGACCACAGTACCTGTCGACTGCGACCACCACACTCTGAGAGCTGGTCTCGCCAATGGATTCCTGAATGCTGGCAATCTGCTTACGGTCCACTGTCCCTCCGACTGCAAAGCAAAGGAAAGAGgatttaaacacagaaaaacatgtaTTATTTTGACCTAGTTTACTACAAGTACTGCTCCCAATAAAAGAATAGAACATGCCGTACCTAGACCCAGGTACTCATCGTTGCTCTGCTCCTTGGTGCTTGTAAGAAAGCCCTCTTTGCCCCGCACTGTCCCTGAGATGTAGCGTGCCTTCACCCCTGTGCCGATCAGCTGAGCCAGCTCCAACTGACTGATGCACTTCATGATCTGAGAGGAGACGTATTTAGATAGTGGCGTATTTACAAGAGTGAGGGATTAGGATTTGTATTTTTAGGTTCAgctaaaattgtatttaatagGAGAGAGTTTTGTAAGGAAAGTGCACGAAAGACAGTTGAGACCAAACATATTTTTCACCTCGTGCCAGGAGTTGCCCAGATAGTTGCCATCAGTGTGGGCCACAGTGATGAGGGTCTTGATGGTGTCGATGTTCTTCTGCTTCATCTCTGATATGCCGGAGCTGGCAGTGAGCAGGGTGAACCTGGCCAGCGCCTGGACGTACGCGTCCCTCTCCAACTGTTACAGACAAAGCAGTGCGTCAGAAATGCTGTGGGCTGAAGAAGTGCACATTAATCCTCCAGTTCTGACGGCAGTACCTGTATGGAGAAGATGCTCGCTATCCTGATGGCCCAGCGGATGCCTTCAAGACACAGAGAGGCCACCTCGGTGTCGTCACAGTCCTGTAGACCCACGCTGAAAGCAGCCAGGAAGGGTGTCCACGCCAGCTGAGGAACAACAGAGGGGGGATGAGCggctgcatgtgtctgtgccttacactgcatctgtgtgtgtctgcttgtgttaCCTTAAACATGGGCCTGACGTGCTCCAGATGTGTGGCACTGGTGAAGGGAGCCTGGACATGGCTGACGGCTTCCATCAGTGCCTTCGCCGTCTTGGCCATCTGCTCCATCTCCACGTTGTACAGCAGACGCCTCTGCTTCTCACTTGCCACACCTGAGTGACAATCGACAGCAGAGGGTCACACGTTTGCTTTTTACAGCAAAAACAGACCAGCTGAGCACAGATTAAATGGCAGCTTTTCATCTCACATGTGTCAGAAAGAAGCTAAAGTTTAGAGCGAAAAACcgtaaaaatgcaaaaatgtgaaaaagcCTGTGTCTATTTTCACACCGTTTAAAAATAGCTCTGAAAGTTGAGTTCTAGTGAATGGGCCAAAGATTTGTGGCCGTGCTGACTGTACCCCTCGACTGTGCGTGCTCCAGGTACAATATACCTCCAATCTAGAATGATCCACGTGCCGCTGCAGATCATTTTAGTATGAATGGAACCTTGGGCATGTGCATGTGACCGTACTCAACTCCCAGCAGACACGAAACACGGAAATTATGGTCATCCCATAATTTCCGTGTGATTTTATCTGACAATGATTCACGAGCGTCTGCAGATTATCTAATCAGTTTACATCTGACATATCTATGGTGACTGAAAGTGTAATCCAAAGCCATTATAGCAACAATAGAATCAGGTAAATGGCTCTAGATAAAATCTGGAagctttgtctcagtgtttattACGTTTATGAGACATCTCATATCAGCGCGACTCACTGTGCTTGTTGGATTTCATCGTGATCTCTTTCGTCTCCTTCATGGCGATCTTTTTCCCGGCGATCTCGTCATAGATGGCCGAGAGATTTTCCTCGGGCAGGTCTTTGCTGTCGTTGATGCCGCGGTTCATCTTGATGTATTGCTCCTTTGTCATTTTATTCTTCACCTTTgcagaaaacagcagcagagatgtGGGTGAAAGGCTGCTCATGCAAAACCCTGTGATTCATACTGAAATATCGGAGGAAATGACTGCTGTCGAGACTCATTCCCAAAGCCTGCCGTCTCGCTGAGGTGGAGTGCTTACCTGTGGGCTGTGAAGGTCTGTCGTCAACATAATGATCGAGTAGGCGAGGACATATGCCGTGTCAGCACTGGCAAAGAGGGTTTGTCTAGAGAATTGACGGCAGAGGGaggtagggagagagagaatgcagATTAATTTAACAGCACGTCGTACAGAATGTGGGCCAGACAAAATCGAATTCAACCATTTCTATTGTCAGGATCTTCCAACCACAACACACCCCTGGTTGCACTCCAGATATCTTGCTGCGAACTTCTCCATGAGCCGGTCGATCTTCTGGGCCTCACCGGGGAGCCGGAATCCTTCCAAGAACGTCCTCAGAGCGGAAACAAAGTCTTTACCCAGGAAGTCCATTTGATCCACGTAGGCGTACATCACCTCTTTATTGAAACGGTCATTATCCCCTAGGAACTCTCCCACTTGCGTctaagagagaaaaagagaagaggtcagacgttttagtttttttttttaatactgaaATATTAGATACATGAGCCTCAAATCCTGCACCTGACATTTCCATAAGAGGAAAAACAGGGAGAACATCAATTTCAACACGGCAGATCAGAACGGCAAGTTCGGCTACTTATTTATTTGTCCATATTATCTATTTCCACTCTAGGTCAGAGTGTCAGTTTAATGTTGAGGAACAGACATTAGATAACTCTGCAGCTTCCGTGTGGTTTGGTTAGCTGATGCACAAGTGACCTGTGACAATAACCAAGGCGGCACAAAGATGAtgctttatgaaaccacatttaaattcaatagatcCAGATATTAACTTGGAGTTTTGAGCACTTTAGCAGGGAAACCAAACAATAACAGATGAAGACTTGTTACCGAGTCAAGCCTCTCTTCCTGGTGCAAGAACTGAGCCAGGTCCTCTGGGGTTGTACCCAGCATGCCTTGCTCTTGAAGGTACTGGATTCCTCTCTTTGGTTTCTTGTTGAACCTGAGTAGAATCAAGACGACAGAAGTTACAAATTCAGTTCCATATTATCAAACAAAGATTaaaatgtaagtgtgtgtgtgtgtgtgtgtgtgtgtgtgtgtgtgtgtgtgtttgtgtgtagggaAACGTACAGATCAATGCCCTGCTCGATGATCTCCTTTTGCTGTTTGAGGACCTCAAACTGCTCGGGGTTGTCAGTGCCTGACATTTGGGTGCTGTAGCTGCCAATGCCAGATGAGGCTGTGGAGTCCAGAGAGTTGATACTTCCATAGCGGTTTATGGTCTCAGGAGCTTTGGTCTCTGTGCTCTCCTGCTCTGCTGGTTTCTCTTGGCCtgaggtgtaaaaaaaaaaagaaaaaacattgaaaaggaataagtcaaaataaacaaagtaTTTCTACTGTTCCTGTTAGAAGCAAACCCCCTGAAACCAACACATAGCTATGagtttttaaattgaaagtCTTTAGTTGGGACAAACTCAGCCTGGAGGCTTAAAAAATGAGCTAGAACAACTGGAACTGTGGGAGTAATTGAAAAGGGAAACTGCAGCACGGCTCAAATAACCCTGGGGGTCTTTTCTTAATGATTGTTGTTG
This region includes:
- the arfgef1 gene encoding brefeldin A-inhibited guanine nucleotide-exchange protein 1 isoform X1; the encoded protein is MFEGKKTKNMFLTRALEKILADKEVKKAHHSQLRKACEVALEEIKEESEKLSPPSGDGKSGSSTLPPIKSKTNFIEADKYFLPFELACQSKCPRIVITSLDCLQKLIAYGHLTGSAPDNTTPGKKLIDRIIETICACFQGPQTDEGIQLQIIKALLTAVTSQHIEIHEGTVLQAVRTCYNIYLASKNLINQTTAKATLTQMLNVIFARMENQALTNHKLSWSLASRKRDRQLQEAKQLERERHRQHSPVTQHTEPDSPQLQSHTHPPGKGSSQEANGPVSPPTPSINIPSTPSTPSTPAAEGSSRSVSGEQEEQGPVYESPDPENGSDFCVAENEQTEADQATAAAQNGAAQQHPEAGEEEEESPNYEEKAQEIVQSILQEVINTVAGGHCLDPANLCSDTKESGGEGEPAESEPTEAVTEGTQSSLDDEGTLGSDSEHVHANGIPGTPISASFTPSLPDDRLSVSSNDTQESGAAPGQPPGAKFSHILQKDAFLVFRSLCKLSMKPLSDGPPDPKSHELRSKVLSLQLLLSILQNAGPIFKTNEMFINAIKQYLCVALSKNGVSSVPEVFELSLSIFLTLLSHFKTHLKMQIEVFFKEIFLYILETSTSSYDHKWMVIQTLTRICADAQSVVDIYVNYDCDLNAANIFERLVNDLSKIAQGRGGHELGTTPLQELTLRKKGLECLVSILKCMVEWSKDQYVNPNSQTSLGQEKPAEQESTETKAPETINRYGSINSLDSTASSGIGSYSTQMSGTDNPEQFEVLKQQKEIIEQGIDLFNKKPKRGIQYLQEQGMLGTTPEDLAQFLHQEERLDSTQVGEFLGDNDRFNKEVMYAYVDQMDFLGKDFVSALRTFLEGFRLPGEAQKIDRLMEKFAARYLECNQGQTLFASADTAYVLAYSIIMLTTDLHSPQVKNKMTKEQYIKMNRGINDSKDLPEENLSAIYDEIAGKKIAMKETKEITMKSNKHSVASEKQRRLLYNVEMEQMAKTAKALMEAVSHVQAPFTSATHLEHVRPMFKLAWTPFLAAFSVGLQDCDDTEVASLCLEGIRWAIRIASIFSIQLERDAYVQALARFTLLTASSGISEMKQKNIDTIKTLITVAHTDGNYLGNSWHEIMKCISQLELAQLIGTGVKARYISGTVRGKEGFLTSTKEQSNDEYLGLVGGTVDRKQIASIQESIGETSSQSVVVAVDRVFTGSTRLDGNAIVDFVRWLCAVSMDELASPTHPRMFSLQKIVEISYYNMGRIRLQWSRIWEVIGDHFNKVGCNSNEDVAIFAVDSLRQLSMKFLEKGELANFRFQKDFLRPFEHIMKKNRSPTIRDMVVRCIAQMVNSQAANIRSGWKNIFSVFHLAASDQDEGIVELAFQTTGHIVTNVFEKHFAATIDSFQDAVKCLSEFACNASFPDTSMEAIRLIRHCAKYVSERPQAFKDYTSDDMNVAPEDRVWVRGWFPILFELSCIINRCKLDVRTRGLTVMFEVMKTYGHTFEKHWWQDLFRIVFRIFDNMKLPEQQTEKAEWMTTTCNHALYALCDVFTQYFESLNDVLLDDILAQLYWCVQQDNEQLARSGTNCLENVVILNGEKFSPETWDKTCNCMLDIFKTTIPHALLTWRPEGEHLTTQSLSDKQLDSVSQKSVDIQSRSDDQHSISSADRVATENRRQSQFSAASGMCEDGSRSRTPTKVQDQLLFSALLIKCVVQLELIQTIDNIVFFPATSKKEDAKYFAAAQRDAICAPDVPVDTQDQGMYQYLTSEQLFKLLDCLLESHDFAKAFNSNNEQRTSLWKAGFKGKSKPNLLKQETSSMACGLRILFRMYTDESRQDAWAEVQRRLLSVCSEALAYFLALTSESHREAWTNLLLLFLTKVLKISDERFKAHASRYYPLLCEIMQFDLIPELRTVLRKFYLRIGLVFNIAQLPEPEPEPQPSHVEQEADLEEAEEAGEEAQ
- the arfgef1 gene encoding brefeldin A-inhibited guanine nucleotide-exchange protein 1 isoform X2, with amino-acid sequence MFEGKKTKNMFLTRALEKILADKEVKKAHHSQLRKACEVALEEIKEESEKLSPPSGDGKSGSSTLPPIKSKTNFIEADKYFLPFELACQSKCPRIVITSLDCLQKLIAYGHLTGSAPDNTTPGKKLIDRIIETICACFQGPQTDEGIQLQIIKALLTAVTSQHIEIHEGTVLQAVRTCYNIYLASKNLINQTTAKATLTQMLNVIFARMENQALQEAKQLERERHRQHSPVTQHTEPDSPQLQSHTHPPGKGSSQEANGPVSPPTPSINIPSTPSTPSTPAAEGSSRSVSGEQEEQGPVYESPDPENGSDFCVAENEQTEADQATAAAQNGAAQQHPEAGEEEEESPNYEEKAQEIVQSILQEVINTVAGGHCLDPANLCSDTKESGGEGEPAESEPTEAVTEGTQSSLDDEGTLGSDSEHVHANGIPGTPISASFTPSLPDDRLSVSSNDTQESGAAPGQPPGAKFSHILQKDAFLVFRSLCKLSMKPLSDGPPDPKSHELRSKVLSLQLLLSILQNAGPIFKTNEMFINAIKQYLCVALSKNGVSSVPEVFELSLSIFLTLLSHFKTHLKMQIEVFFKEIFLYILETSTSSYDHKWMVIQTLTRICADAQSVVDIYVNYDCDLNAANIFERLVNDLSKIAQGRGGHELGTTPLQELTLRKKGLECLVSILKCMVEWSKDQYVNPNSQTSLGQEKPAEQESTETKAPETINRYGSINSLDSTASSGIGSYSTQMSGTDNPEQFEVLKQQKEIIEQGIDLFNKKPKRGIQYLQEQGMLGTTPEDLAQFLHQEERLDSTQVGEFLGDNDRFNKEVMYAYVDQMDFLGKDFVSALRTFLEGFRLPGEAQKIDRLMEKFAARYLECNQGQTLFASADTAYVLAYSIIMLTTDLHSPQVKNKMTKEQYIKMNRGINDSKDLPEENLSAIYDEIAGKKIAMKETKEITMKSNKHSVASEKQRRLLYNVEMEQMAKTAKALMEAVSHVQAPFTSATHLEHVRPMFKLAWTPFLAAFSVGLQDCDDTEVASLCLEGIRWAIRIASIFSIQLERDAYVQALARFTLLTASSGISEMKQKNIDTIKTLITVAHTDGNYLGNSWHEIMKCISQLELAQLIGTGVKARYISGTVRGKEGFLTSTKEQSNDEYLGLVGGTVDRKQIASIQESIGETSSQSVVVAVDRVFTGSTRLDGNAIVDFVRWLCAVSMDELASPTHPRMFSLQKIVEISYYNMGRIRLQWSRIWEVIGDHFNKVGCNSNEDVAIFAVDSLRQLSMKFLEKGELANFRFQKDFLRPFEHIMKKNRSPTIRDMVVRCIAQMVNSQAANIRSGWKNIFSVFHLAASDQDEGIVELAFQTTGHIVTNVFEKHFAATIDSFQDAVKCLSEFACNASFPDTSMEAIRLIRHCAKYVSERPQAFKDYTSDDMNVAPEDRVWVRGWFPILFELSCIINRCKLDVRTRGLTVMFEVMKTYGHTFEKHWWQDLFRIVFRIFDNMKLPEQQTEKAEWMTTTCNHALYALCDVFTQYFESLNDVLLDDILAQLYWCVQQDNEQLARSGTNCLENVVILNGEKFSPETWDKTCNCMLDIFKTTIPHALLTWRPEGEHLTTQSLSDKQLDSVSQKSVDIQSRSDDQHSISSADRVATENRRQSQFSAASGMCEDGSRSRTPTKVQDQLLFSALLIKCVVQLELIQTIDNIVFFPATSKKEDAKYFAAAQRDAICAPDVPVDTQDQGMYQYLTSEQLFKLLDCLLESHDFAKAFNSNNEQRTSLWKAGFKGKSKPNLLKQETSSMACGLRILFRMYTDESRQDAWAEVQRRLLSVCSEALAYFLALTSESHREAWTNLLLLFLTKVLKISDERFKAHASRYYPLLCEIMQFDLIPELRTVLRKFYLRIGLVFNIAQLPEPEPEPQPSHVEQEADLEEAEEAGEEAQ